One Kitasatospora sp. NBC_01266 genomic window carries:
- a CDS encoding class I SAM-dependent methyltransferase, which produces METEIFEQLLTDQGQRLLAELREYAPGEELALATRLRREHPAELVSAALGQARLRQRAQAKFGDDAARMYFTPNGVEQSTRRSVAQWRAARFQQLGVARLADLCAGIGGDAIALARAGISVLAVDRSPLTCAVAAANAASLGLSELIEVRCADVAEVRVDGFDAVFTDPARRTDRGRVFDPAAYSPPLSWAIEAGRRTRFGALKVAPGIPHEAVPQDAQAEWVSDHGEVKEAVLWFGTAPAADEPHRATLLPGPHTLSGGRLPDPPAGPVRRYLYEPDGAVIRAHLVAEVAGQLGATLIDPMIAYLTSDQLLPTPYAHAYEITDVLPFNVKKLKALLRQRAVGTVVIKKRGIGLTPEELRRQLKPAGPNSATVFLTRVADAPTMLLAQPAVGAWM; this is translated from the coding sequence GTGGAGACCGAGATCTTTGAGCAGCTGCTGACCGACCAGGGGCAGCGGCTGCTGGCCGAACTGCGCGAGTACGCCCCCGGCGAGGAGCTGGCGCTGGCCACCCGGCTGCGGCGGGAGCACCCGGCGGAGCTGGTCTCGGCGGCGCTGGGGCAGGCCCGGCTGCGGCAGCGGGCGCAGGCGAAGTTCGGGGACGACGCGGCGCGGATGTACTTCACGCCCAACGGGGTCGAGCAGTCCACCCGGCGCAGCGTGGCCCAGTGGCGGGCGGCCCGGTTCCAGCAGCTCGGGGTGGCGCGGCTGGCCGACCTGTGCGCCGGGATCGGCGGTGACGCGATCGCGCTGGCGCGGGCCGGGATCTCGGTCCTGGCGGTCGACCGCTCCCCGCTGACCTGCGCGGTCGCGGCGGCCAACGCGGCCTCGCTGGGCCTGTCCGAGCTGATCGAGGTGCGCTGCGCGGACGTGGCCGAGGTGCGCGTCGACGGTTTCGACGCCGTCTTCACCGACCCCGCCCGACGCACCGACCGGGGCCGGGTCTTCGACCCCGCCGCCTACTCACCGCCGCTCTCCTGGGCGATCGAGGCCGGCCGGCGCACCCGGTTCGGCGCACTCAAGGTGGCGCCCGGCATCCCGCACGAGGCGGTCCCGCAGGACGCGCAGGCGGAGTGGGTCTCCGACCACGGCGAGGTCAAGGAGGCGGTGCTCTGGTTCGGCACCGCCCCGGCCGCCGACGAGCCGCACCGGGCCACCCTGCTGCCGGGGCCGCACACCCTCTCCGGCGGCCGGCTCCCCGACCCGCCGGCCGGCCCGGTGCGCCGCTACCTCTACGAGCCGGACGGCGCGGTGATCCGCGCCCACCTGGTCGCCGAGGTCGCCGGGCAGCTCGGCGCCACCCTGATCGACCCGATGATCGCCTACCTGACCTCGGACCAGCTGCTCCCCACCCCGTACGCCCACGCGTACGAGATCACCGACGTGCTGCCGTTCAACGTCAAGAAGCTCAAGGCCCTGCTGCGGCAGCGCGCGGTGGGCACCGTGGTGATCAAGAAGCGCGGCATCGGGCTGACCCCGGAGGAGCTGCGCCGGCAGCTGAAGCCCGCGGGGCCGAACTCGGCGACCGTCTTCCTGACCCGGGTCGCCGACGCCCCCACCATGCTGCTGGCTCAGCCTGCGGTCGGCGCCTGGATGTAG
- a CDS encoding GuaB3 family IMP dehydrogenase-related protein: MTEIEIGRGKRGRRAYSFDDIAVVPSRRTRDPKEVSIAWQIDAYRFELPFLAAPMDSVVSPAQAIAIGRLGGLGVLNLEGLWTRYEDPQPLLDEIAALTDEAAATRRLQEIYAAPIQAELIGKRIREVRDSGVVTAAALSPQRTAEFSKAVVDAGVDVFVIRGTTVSAEHVSGAAEPLNLKQFIYELDVPVIVGGCATYTAALHLMRTGAAGVLVGFGGGAAHTTRNVLGIQVPMATAVADVAAARRDYMDESGGRYVHVIADGGVGYSGDIAKAVACGADAVMIGAALARATDAPGQGFHWGMEAVHEELPRGKRVNLGTVGSTEEILAGPSHTPDGTMNLFGALRRAMATTGYSELKEFQRVEVTVSHR, from the coding sequence GTGACTGAGATCGAGATCGGGCGAGGCAAGCGCGGCCGGCGGGCGTACTCCTTCGACGACATCGCCGTCGTCCCCAGCCGCCGGACCCGGGACCCGAAGGAGGTCTCGATCGCCTGGCAGATCGACGCCTACCGCTTCGAGCTGCCGTTCCTGGCGGCCCCGATGGACAGCGTGGTCTCGCCCGCGCAGGCCATCGCGATCGGCCGGCTGGGCGGTCTCGGGGTGCTCAACCTCGAAGGCCTGTGGACCCGCTACGAGGACCCGCAGCCGCTGCTGGACGAGATCGCCGCGCTCACCGACGAGGCCGCCGCGACCCGCCGCCTGCAGGAGATCTACGCCGCGCCGATCCAGGCCGAGCTGATCGGCAAGCGGATCCGGGAGGTGCGCGACTCCGGCGTGGTCACCGCCGCCGCGCTCTCCCCGCAGCGCACCGCCGAGTTCTCCAAGGCGGTCGTGGACGCGGGCGTGGACGTCTTCGTGATCCGCGGCACCACGGTCTCCGCCGAGCACGTCTCGGGCGCGGCCGAGCCGCTCAACCTGAAGCAGTTCATCTACGAGCTGGACGTTCCGGTGATCGTCGGCGGCTGCGCCACCTACACCGCCGCGCTGCACCTGATGCGTACCGGTGCGGCCGGCGTGCTGGTCGGCTTCGGCGGCGGTGCCGCCCACACCACCCGCAACGTGCTGGGCATCCAGGTCCCGATGGCCACCGCCGTCGCGGACGTGGCCGCCGCCCGGCGCGACTACATGGACGAGTCCGGCGGTCGCTACGTGCACGTGATCGCGGACGGCGGCGTCGGCTACAGCGGCGACATCGCCAAGGCGGTCGCCTGCGGCGCGGACGCGGTGATGATCGGTGCCGCGCTGGCCCGGGCCACCGACGCGCCGGGCCAGGGCTTCCACTGGGGCATGGAGGCGGTGCACGAGGAGCTGCCGCGCGGCAAGCGGGTCAACCTCGGCACGGTGGGCAGCACCGAGGAGATCCTGGCCGGCCCCTCGCACACCCCCGACGGCACGATGAACCTGTTCGGCGCGCTGCGTCGGGCGATGGCCACCACCGGCTACTCGGAGCTCAAGGAGTTCCAGCGGGTCGAGGTGACGGTCAGCCACCGCTGA
- the tsaD gene encoding tRNA (adenosine(37)-N6)-threonylcarbamoyltransferase complex transferase subunit TsaD, translating to MADEPLVLGIETSCDETGVGIVRGTTLLADAVASSVNDHARFGGVVPEIASRAHLEEMVPTIQRALDTAGIKASDLDGIAVTAGPGLAGALLVGVSAAKAYAWALDKPLYGVNHLASHICVDQLEHGRLPEPTMALLVSGGHSSLLLTGDITSDVRPLGATIDDAAGEAFDKVARVLGLGFPGGPVVDRMAREGDRKAIHFPRGLSGPKDPAFDFSFSGLKTAVARWVEAKRRAGEEVPVADVAASFQEAVTDVLTRKAIKACQEHDVDHLMIGGGVAANSRLRAMAEQRCERAGIRLRVPRPGLCTDNGAMVAALGAEMVWRNRPTSSFDLSADSSLPLTEVSVPAAPLGHGDVHGEAYRALDGGRA from the coding sequence ATGGCTGACGAACCGCTCGTCCTGGGCATCGAGACCTCCTGCGACGAGACCGGCGTCGGCATCGTGCGCGGCACCACCCTGCTGGCCGACGCGGTGGCCTCCAGCGTCAACGACCACGCCCGGTTCGGCGGTGTGGTCCCGGAGATCGCCAGCCGCGCCCACCTGGAGGAGATGGTCCCCACCATCCAGCGCGCGCTGGACACCGCCGGGATCAAGGCCAGTGACCTGGACGGCATCGCGGTCACGGCCGGCCCCGGTCTGGCCGGCGCGCTGCTGGTCGGGGTCAGCGCCGCCAAGGCGTACGCCTGGGCGCTGGACAAGCCGCTCTACGGCGTCAACCACCTCGCCTCGCACATCTGCGTCGACCAGCTGGAGCACGGCCGGCTGCCCGAGCCGACGATGGCCCTGCTGGTCTCCGGCGGCCACTCCTCGCTGCTGCTCACCGGCGACATCACCAGCGACGTGCGCCCGCTCGGCGCCACCATCGACGACGCGGCGGGCGAGGCCTTCGACAAGGTGGCCCGGGTGCTCGGCCTCGGGTTCCCCGGCGGCCCGGTGGTGGACCGGATGGCCCGCGAGGGCGACCGCAAGGCGATCCACTTCCCGCGCGGCCTGAGCGGCCCGAAGGACCCCGCGTTCGACTTCTCGTTCTCCGGACTGAAGACCGCGGTGGCCCGCTGGGTGGAGGCCAAGCGGCGGGCCGGCGAGGAGGTGCCGGTGGCGGACGTCGCGGCCTCCTTCCAGGAGGCGGTCACCGATGTGCTGACCCGCAAGGCGATCAAGGCCTGCCAGGAGCACGACGTGGACCACCTGATGATCGGCGGCGGGGTGGCGGCCAACTCCCGGCTGCGCGCGATGGCCGAACAGCGCTGCGAGCGGGCGGGCATCCGGCTGCGGGTGCCGCGGCCGGGCCTGTGCACCGACAACGGCGCGATGGTCGCGGCGCTCGGCGCGGAGATGGTCTGGCGCAACCGGCCGACCTCGTCCTTCGACCTCTCGGCCGACTCCTCGCTGCCGCTCACCGAGGTCTCGGTGCCGGCCGCGCCGCTCGGGCACGGGGACGTCCACGGCGAGGCCTACCGCGCGCTGGACGGCGGCCGGGCGTGA
- the groES gene encoding co-chaperone GroES: MTTASKVAIKPLEDRIVVQPLDAETTTASGLVIPDTAKEKPQEGVVLAVGPGRFEDGQRLPLDVAVGDVVLYSKYGGTEVKYKGEEYLVLSARDVLAIVEK; the protein is encoded by the coding sequence GTGACCACCGCCAGCAAGGTTGCCATCAAGCCGCTTGAGGACCGCATCGTGGTCCAGCCGCTCGACGCCGAGACCACCACGGCCTCCGGCCTGGTTATCCCGGACACCGCCAAGGAGAAGCCCCAGGAGGGCGTTGTCCTGGCCGTCGGCCCGGGCCGCTTCGAGGACGGCCAGCGCCTGCCGCTCGACGTCGCCGTGGGCGACGTCGTCCTGTACTCCAAGTACGGCGGCACCGAGGTGAAGTACAAGGGCGAGGAGTACCTCGTCCTTTCGGCTCGCGACGTTCTCGCCATCGTCGAGAAGTAA
- a CDS encoding LysR substrate-binding domain-containing protein, translated as MIEARHLRVLRAVARTGSFSAASRELGCTQPAVSQQMKALEKAVGLPLVARSGRGVQLSEAGEVLLKHASGILAGLSAAEQEVAAIAGLRAGRVRLVSFPTASSTLVPPAVARLRDAHPGVRVSLVEAEPPESLAMLRGGECDIALAFRYPGEHLVSTPAHGVSRSARAAAVLAAAETAAAGDWSELVVRPLLDDPLVGLLPVGHPLAERTAEHPVRLAELAEEQWIAGCPQCRGQLVELCAEAGFAPRIDFATDDYPAVVGLVAAGLGVAVLPRLALDAVRHDAVAAVPVHAADGRPAMREVVALTLPDLAEVPAVGLMLDRLATVAAGRRG; from the coding sequence ATGATCGAGGCTCGTCATCTGCGTGTGCTGCGCGCGGTCGCCCGTACCGGGTCGTTCTCCGCCGCTTCGCGGGAGCTGGGGTGCACCCAGCCGGCGGTCAGCCAGCAGATGAAGGCGCTGGAGAAGGCGGTCGGCCTGCCGCTGGTGGCCCGCTCCGGGCGCGGGGTGCAGCTGAGCGAGGCCGGCGAGGTGCTGCTCAAGCACGCCTCGGGGATCCTGGCCGGCCTCTCGGCGGCCGAGCAGGAGGTGGCCGCGATCGCCGGGCTGCGGGCCGGGCGGGTGCGGCTGGTCTCCTTCCCCACCGCGAGTTCCACCCTGGTGCCGCCCGCGGTCGCCCGACTGCGCGACGCCCATCCGGGGGTGCGCGTGTCGCTGGTGGAGGCCGAGCCGCCGGAGTCGCTGGCGATGCTGCGCGGCGGTGAGTGCGACATCGCGCTGGCCTTCCGCTACCCGGGCGAGCACCTGGTGAGCACCCCCGCGCACGGTGTGTCGCGGTCGGCCCGGGCCGCCGCCGTGCTGGCCGCCGCCGAGACCGCGGCCGCCGGTGACTGGTCCGAGCTGGTGGTGCGCCCGCTGCTGGACGACCCGCTGGTCGGCCTGCTGCCGGTCGGCCATCCGCTGGCCGAGCGCACTGCGGAGCACCCGGTGCGGCTCGCCGAGCTGGCCGAGGAGCAGTGGATCGCGGGCTGCCCGCAGTGCCGCGGGCAACTGGTGGAGCTGTGCGCCGAGGCCGGCTTCGCGCCCCGGATCGACTTCGCCACCGACGACTACCCGGCGGTGGTCGGCCTGGTGGCCGCGGGTCTCGGGGTCGCCGTGCTGCCGCGCCTGGCGCTGGACGCGGTGCGGCACGACGCGGTGGCGGCGGTGCCGGTGCACGCGGCGGACGGCCGGCCCGCGATGCGTGAGGTGGTGGCGCTGACCCTGCCGGACCTGGCCGAGGTGCCGGCCGTCGGGCTCATGCTCGACCGGCTCGCCACGGTGGCGGCCGGTCGTCGGGGGTAA
- a CDS encoding WhiB family transcriptional regulator, with protein MADFSRLPGPNADLWDWQLSAACRGVDSSLFFHPEGERGAARSSREQSAKEVCMRCPVRAQCATHALAVREPYGVWGGLTEDEREELQGRARNRLAEVPVTVQQ; from the coding sequence ATGGCCGATTTCTCCCGTCTCCCCGGTCCGAACGCGGACCTCTGGGACTGGCAGCTCTCCGCCGCCTGCCGCGGCGTGGACAGTTCGCTCTTCTTCCACCCGGAGGGCGAGCGCGGTGCGGCGCGCAGCTCGCGGGAGCAGAGCGCGAAGGAGGTCTGCATGCGCTGCCCGGTGCGGGCCCAGTGCGCGACCCACGCGCTGGCGGTCCGCGAGCCGTACGGCGTCTGGGGCGGCCTCACCGAGGACGAGCGCGAGGAGTTGCAGGGCCGCGCCCGCAACCGGCTGGCCGAGGTGCCCGTGACCGTTCAGCAGTGA
- the shbA gene encoding RNA polymerase sigma factor ShbA, which yields MRDDEAADSGEVAPADAVPSNSGARGRRSSSVPGTSPLVAELVAAAVRGEGPATDALLAYVHPLVLRYCRGRLVRLPGGARHHVDDVAQEVCVAVLCALPRYRDEGRPFEAFVYSIAAHKIADLQRAAMRGPGSTVIPPDDLPEVPDEALGPEERALLSSDAAWMRELLSNLPARQRELVLLRIAAGLSAEETGEMLGMSPGAVRVAQHRALSRLRALAEESA from the coding sequence ATGCGCGACGACGAGGCCGCCGACTCCGGCGAGGTAGCACCGGCCGATGCCGTCCCCAGCAACTCCGGGGCCCGCGGCCGGAGGTCGTCGTCGGTTCCGGGCACCTCGCCGCTGGTCGCCGAGTTGGTGGCGGCGGCGGTCCGGGGCGAGGGTCCGGCCACTGACGCCTTGTTGGCCTACGTCCATCCGCTGGTCCTGCGCTACTGCCGGGGCCGGCTGGTCCGGCTGCCCGGCGGCGCCCGGCACCATGTGGACGACGTGGCGCAGGAGGTCTGCGTCGCGGTGCTCTGCGCGCTGCCGCGCTACCGGGACGAGGGCCGGCCGTTCGAGGCCTTCGTCTACAGCATCGCCGCGCACAAGATCGCCGATCTGCAGCGGGCCGCGATGCGCGGGCCCGGTTCCACGGTGATCCCGCCGGACGACCTGCCCGAGGTGCCGGACGAGGCGCTCGGCCCGGAGGAGCGCGCGCTGCTCAGCAGCGACGCCGCCTGGATGCGCGAGCTGCTGTCGAATCTGCCGGCGCGTCAGCGCGAGCTGGTGCTGCTGCGGATCGCGGCCGGGCTCTCCGCCGAGGAGACCGGCGAGATGCTAGGCATGTCGCCGGGGGCGGTCCGGGTCGCCCAGCACCGGGCGCTCAGTCGGCTGCGGGCGCTGGCGGAGGAGTCCGCGTAG
- the groL gene encoding chaperonin GroEL (60 kDa chaperone family; promotes refolding of misfolded polypeptides especially under stressful conditions; forms two stacked rings of heptamers to form a barrel-shaped 14mer; ends can be capped by GroES; misfolded proteins enter the barrel where they are refolded when GroES binds), whose amino-acid sequence MPKILQFDEDARRSLERGVNKLADTVKVTIGPKGRNVVIDKKFGAPTITNDGVTIAREVELDDPYENLGAQLVKEVATKTNDVAGDGTTTATVLAQALVNEGLRNVAAGAGPAALKKGIDKAVAAVSEHLLSVAREIEGKDDVAAVASLSAQDTQVGELIAEAIDKVGKDGVITVEESNTFGVELDFTEGMQFDKGYLSPYFVTDQERQEAVLEDPYILINQGKISSIQELLPLLEKILQGGTSKPLLIIAEDVDGEALSTLVVNKIRGTFNAVAVKAPGFGDRRKAILGDLATLTGATVIAEEVGLKLDQAGLDVLGSARRVTITKDETTVVDGAGDSAAVAGRVAQIKAEIANTDSDWDREKLQERLAKLAGGVCVIKVGAATEVELKERKHRLEDAISATRAAVEEGIVAGGGASLVHAQKVLDGGLGLSGDEATGVAVVRKALAEPLRWIAQNAGLEGYVITSKVSELDGNQGFNAATGEYGDLMKAGVIDPVKVTRSALENAASIASLLLTTETLVVEKPAEEEAGAGHSHGGHGHSH is encoded by the coding sequence ATGCCGAAGATCCTGCAGTTCGACGAGGACGCCCGCCGCTCGCTCGAGCGCGGTGTCAACAAGCTGGCCGACACCGTCAAGGTGACCATCGGCCCCAAGGGCCGCAACGTCGTCATCGACAAGAAGTTCGGTGCTCCGACCATCACCAACGACGGTGTCACCATCGCCCGCGAGGTCGAGCTGGACGACCCGTACGAGAACCTCGGCGCGCAGCTCGTCAAGGAGGTGGCCACCAAGACCAACGACGTCGCTGGTGACGGCACCACCACCGCCACCGTGCTGGCCCAGGCCCTGGTCAACGAGGGTCTGCGCAACGTCGCCGCCGGCGCCGGTCCGGCCGCCCTGAAGAAGGGCATCGACAAGGCCGTCGCCGCCGTCTCCGAGCACCTGCTCTCGGTCGCCCGCGAGATCGAGGGCAAGGACGACGTCGCCGCCGTCGCCTCGCTCTCCGCGCAGGACACCCAGGTCGGCGAGCTGATCGCCGAGGCGATCGACAAGGTCGGCAAGGACGGTGTGATCACCGTCGAGGAGTCCAACACCTTCGGCGTGGAGCTGGACTTCACCGAGGGCATGCAGTTCGACAAGGGCTACCTGTCGCCGTACTTCGTCACCGACCAGGAGCGCCAGGAGGCGGTCCTGGAGGACCCGTACATCCTGATCAACCAGGGCAAGATCTCCTCGATCCAGGAACTGCTCCCGCTGCTGGAGAAGATCCTGCAGGGCGGCACCTCCAAGCCGCTGCTGATCATCGCCGAGGACGTGGACGGCGAGGCGCTCTCCACCCTCGTGGTGAACAAGATCCGCGGCACCTTCAACGCGGTGGCCGTCAAGGCCCCGGGCTTCGGTGACCGCCGCAAGGCCATCCTCGGCGACCTGGCCACCCTGACCGGTGCCACCGTCATCGCCGAGGAGGTCGGCCTCAAGCTCGACCAGGCCGGCCTGGACGTGCTGGGCTCGGCCCGTCGCGTCACCATCACCAAGGACGAGACCACGGTCGTCGACGGTGCCGGTGACTCCGCGGCCGTCGCCGGTCGCGTCGCCCAGATCAAGGCCGAGATCGCCAACACCGACTCGGACTGGGACCGCGAGAAGCTGCAGGAGCGCCTGGCCAAGCTGGCCGGCGGGGTCTGCGTGATCAAGGTCGGCGCCGCCACCGAGGTGGAGCTCAAGGAGCGCAAGCACCGCCTGGAGGACGCCATCTCGGCGACCCGTGCCGCGGTCGAGGAGGGCATCGTCGCCGGCGGTGGCGCCTCCCTGGTGCACGCCCAGAAGGTGCTGGACGGCGGCCTGGGCCTGTCGGGCGACGAGGCCACCGGTGTCGCCGTGGTCCGCAAGGCGCTTGCCGAGCCGCTGCGCTGGATCGCCCAGAACGCCGGCCTGGAGGGCTACGTCATCACCTCCAAGGTCTCCGAGCTGGACGGCAACCAGGGCTTCAACGCCGCCACCGGCGAGTACGGTGACCTGATGAAGGCCGGCGTCATCGACCCGGTCAAGGTCACCCGCTCCGCCCTGGAGAACGCCGCCTCGATCGCCTCGCTGCTGCTCACCACCGAGACCCTCGTGGTGGAGAAGCCCGCCGAGGAGGAGGCCGGCGCCGGTCACTCGCACGGCGGCCACGGCCACTCGCACTGA
- a CDS encoding response regulator transcription factor, with protein MTSVLVCDDSPLAREALRRAVATVPGVDRVTTATNGEEVLRRWVADRSDLVLMDVRMPGLGGVETVRRLLSADPGARIIMLTVAEDLDGVALAVAAGARGYLHKDASRAELRATVTQALADPTWRLAPRRLRSPDMGAAPTLTAREIQVLEGMSHGRSNAEIGRELFLSEDTVKTHARRLFKKLGASDRAHAVALGFRWGLVR; from the coding sequence ATGACTTCCGTTCTCGTTTGCGACGATTCACCGCTTGCCCGGGAGGCGCTGCGCCGTGCGGTGGCCACCGTGCCGGGTGTCGACCGGGTGACCACGGCGACGAACGGTGAGGAGGTCCTCCGCCGCTGGGTGGCCGACCGCTCCGACCTCGTCCTGATGGATGTCCGGATGCCCGGACTGGGCGGGGTGGAGACGGTCCGGCGGCTGCTGTCCGCGGACCCGGGTGCCCGGATCATCATGCTCACCGTCGCCGAGGACCTGGACGGCGTGGCGCTGGCCGTGGCCGCCGGTGCCCGCGGCTACCTGCACAAGGACGCCTCGCGGGCCGAGCTGCGGGCCACCGTCACCCAGGCCCTGGCCGATCCGACCTGGCGGCTGGCGCCGCGTCGGCTGCGCAGCCCCGACATGGGGGCGGCGCCCACCCTGACGGCCCGTGAGATCCAGGTGCTGGAGGGGATGAGCCACGGCCGCAGCAATGCGGAGATCGGCCGCGAGCTCTTCCTCTCCGAGGACACCGTGAAGACGCACGCCCGGCGGCTCTTCAAGAAGCTCGGCGCCTCCGACCGCGCGCACGCGGTGGCGCTCGGTTTCCGCTGGGGCCTGGTCCGCTGA
- the guaB gene encoding IMP dehydrogenase — protein sequence MSLNAAGVPEKFAMLGLTYDDVLLLPGESHVLPNQVDTSSRVSRNVRVNIPLLSAAMDKVTEARMAIAMARQGGVGVLHRNLSIEDQANQVDLVKRSESGMVTDPITVGPQTTLAEADALCAKFRISGVPIADPDGKLLGIVTNRDMAFETDRSRQVREIMTPMPLITGKVGISGEDAIGLLRRHKIEKLPLVDEDGRIKGLITVKDFVKAEKYPNAAKDAEGRLLVGAAVGASAEAFDRAQALVAAGVDFLVVDTSHGHSHNALEWIAKIKSAVAVDVIGGNVATRDGAQALIDAGVDGVKVGVGPGSICTTRVVAGIGVPQVTAIYEAAVACQAAGVPVIGDGGLQYSGDIGKALAAGADTVMLGSLLAGCEESPGELLFINGKQFKSYRGMGSLGAMQSRGQGRSYSKDRYFQAEVASDDKLVPEGIEGQVPYRGPLSAVLHQLVGGLRQTMGYVGAETVAQMESKGRFVRITSAGLKESHPHDIQMTVEAPNYTSR from the coding sequence ATGTCTCTTAACGCCGCAGGCGTACCCGAGAAGTTCGCGATGCTCGGACTCACGTACGACGACGTCCTGCTGCTGCCCGGCGAGTCCCACGTGCTGCCGAACCAGGTGGACACCTCCTCCCGGGTGTCGCGCAACGTCCGGGTGAACATCCCGCTGCTCTCCGCCGCGATGGACAAGGTCACCGAGGCCCGGATGGCCATCGCGATGGCCCGTCAGGGCGGCGTCGGCGTGCTGCACCGCAACCTCTCCATCGAGGACCAGGCCAACCAGGTCGACCTGGTCAAGCGCTCCGAGTCGGGCATGGTCACCGACCCGATCACGGTCGGCCCGCAGACCACGCTGGCCGAGGCGGACGCGCTCTGCGCCAAGTTCCGGATCAGCGGCGTGCCGATCGCCGACCCGGACGGCAAGCTGCTGGGCATCGTCACCAACCGTGACATGGCCTTCGAGACGGACCGCAGCCGCCAGGTGCGCGAGATCATGACGCCGATGCCGCTGATCACCGGCAAGGTCGGGATCTCCGGCGAGGACGCGATCGGCCTGCTGCGCCGGCACAAGATCGAGAAGCTGCCGCTGGTCGACGAGGACGGCCGGATCAAGGGCCTGATCACGGTCAAGGACTTCGTCAAGGCCGAGAAGTACCCGAACGCCGCCAAGGACGCCGAGGGCCGGCTGCTGGTCGGCGCCGCCGTCGGCGCCAGCGCCGAGGCCTTCGACCGGGCCCAGGCCCTGGTCGCGGCCGGTGTGGACTTCCTGGTGGTGGACACCTCGCACGGCCACAGCCACAACGCGCTGGAGTGGATCGCCAAGATCAAGTCGGCCGTCGCGGTGGACGTGATCGGCGGCAACGTGGCCACCCGGGACGGTGCCCAGGCACTGATCGACGCGGGCGTGGACGGCGTGAAGGTCGGGGTCGGCCCCGGCTCGATCTGCACCACCCGCGTGGTGGCCGGCATCGGCGTGCCGCAGGTGACCGCGATCTACGAGGCCGCGGTGGCCTGCCAGGCGGCGGGCGTGCCGGTGATCGGCGACGGTGGCCTGCAGTACTCCGGTGACATCGGCAAGGCGCTGGCCGCCGGTGCCGACACGGTGATGCTCGGCTCGCTGCTGGCCGGCTGCGAGGAGTCGCCGGGCGAGCTGCTGTTCATCAACGGCAAGCAGTTCAAGTCCTACCGCGGCATGGGCTCGCTGGGCGCCATGCAGTCGCGCGGCCAGGGCCGCTCGTACTCCAAGGACCGCTACTTCCAGGCCGAGGTCGCCTCGGACGACAAGCTGGTCCCCGAGGGCATCGAGGGCCAGGTGCCCTACCGCGGCCCGCTGTCGGCCGTGCTGCACCAGCTGGTCGGCGGCCTGCGGCAGACCATGGGCTACGTGGGCGCGGAGACCGTGGCGCAGATGGAGAGCAAGGGCCGGTTCGTCCGGATCACCTCGGCGGGCCTCAAGGAGAGCCACCCGCACGACATCCAGATGACCGTCGAGGCCCCGAACTACACCAGCCGCTGA
- a CDS encoding polysaccharide deacetylase family protein, producing MKTYQRSRLTAYTAGSLALVAAVSVSGCGGSGGGAGGQQNAVAPQSTPAAVPPSAAAPSSAAPSGAAAAAGQVSAAAWAKWHLQPLPAAPAAPADKPVKLTRTGQVPVISSIPTTDKVVFVTLDDGAEKDPKFIDMMNDLKIPVTMFLMDDAIKNDYSYFKPLQAAGNHIQNHTLHHPQMSTVSAAAQKNEVCGDQQVLTQQYGAAPFLFRPPYGDGANTATLNSAVQQCGPRAVVLWRESMQIHDMQYQAADKKLKSGDIILAHFRGPKDLKGETMTEMFGELLSRIQEQGFSVARLEDYIQAPTAG from the coding sequence GTGAAGACGTACCAGAGGAGCCGGCTGACGGCGTACACGGCGGGCTCGCTCGCGTTGGTCGCCGCCGTCTCGGTCAGCGGTTGCGGCGGCAGCGGCGGCGGTGCCGGGGGGCAGCAGAACGCGGTGGCGCCGCAGAGCACCCCGGCCGCCGTGCCGCCGTCGGCCGCCGCCCCCTCGAGTGCCGCGCCCAGCGGTGCGGCCGCCGCGGCCGGCCAGGTGTCGGCGGCGGCCTGGGCCAAGTGGCACCTGCAGCCGCTGCCCGCCGCGCCGGCGGCGCCCGCCGACAAGCCGGTCAAGCTCACCAGGACCGGCCAGGTGCCGGTGATCAGCTCGATCCCCACCACCGACAAGGTGGTCTTCGTGACCCTCGACGACGGTGCGGAGAAGGACCCCAAGTTCATCGACATGATGAACGACCTGAAGATCCCGGTCACCATGTTCCTGATGGACGACGCGATCAAGAACGACTACAGCTACTTCAAGCCGCTGCAGGCCGCCGGCAACCACATCCAGAACCACACGCTGCACCACCCGCAGATGAGCACCGTGTCCGCCGCCGCGCAGAAGAACGAGGTCTGCGGCGACCAGCAGGTGCTCACCCAGCAGTACGGGGCCGCGCCGTTCCTGTTCCGACCGCCCTACGGTGACGGCGCCAACACCGCGACGCTCAACAGCGCCGTCCAGCAGTGCGGCCCGCGGGCGGTCGTGCTGTGGCGCGAGTCGATGCAGATCCACGACATGCAGTACCAGGCCGCCGACAAGAAGCTGAAGTCCGGTGACATCATCCTGGCCCACTTCCGGGGTCCCAAGGACCTCAAGGGCGAGACGATGACCGAGATGTTCGGCGAACTGCTCAGCCGGATCCAGGAGCAGGGCTTCTCGGTGGCCCGGCTGGAGGACTACATCCAGGCGCCGACCGCAGGCTGA